GACCGCTGATCACACCAGAACTGCGGTTAAGAGTAGTTGCTGTAGTCGCTCCCAATCACTTCGCGCATCCGTTCAGCAGTCACCTGTCCGACGCCGTCGGCCGCCTGCAACTCGTCTTCGGTCGCGATCATCACCGCTTCAACCGTGCCGAACTCCTCGAGTAGCGAGCGCGCCGTCACCGGTCCAATTTCTGCGATCGAGGAGACGACGTACTCCTGTTGTTCGGCCAGTGTCTTCGACTGCTTCTCGCCGTGGACCGAGACCTCACGGTCTGAGAGTTTCTGTTCCCGACCTGCGATCACCGCGAACAATTCCATCGTCTCCGCTTCTCCCTCGGTTCGGAGCACGCTCGCGCCGAAGTCGACAGCCAGACTCGAAAGCGACCCACGAATCGCGTTCGGGTGGATGTCCCGCTGTTCGTACAGGCCGTCGCCCTCGACGACGACGATGGGCCGGGCGTAGTGGCGAGCCATCGCACCGACCTGCTCGAAGACGGAGCGGTCACCGCCGACCAGCGAGTCGACGAAGTCGGCGACGGACTTGCGTTCGACGACGACGCGATCCGAGAGGACGTAGTCGCCCACGTCGAGCGTCTCGAGTCGAACCTCGATCTCCTCACGTCGGGAGAGGTCGCGGGCGATGTTGGCGTCCATCTCGCGCTGGTCGGCGACGATTTCGATCGCGTCGCCCTCGGCCGACGGCTCGTGCGTCTCCACGTTGTCGGTCTCGCTGTCCGAGTCGCCGTCCGCCGTTTCATCGTCGTCGCTGGCCGCATCGAACTCCCGCAGCCCTGGCTGATCCGAACCCCCTCCGCTTCCACTGGAAGAGTCGGAGACTGCGTCGGGATTGGTGGTGTTTTCGTCTACTTTCACTTCGCTTTCGTTTTCGTTGTCAGCAGCACCACTGGCGCTACTCGAGTCCCCGCCGAAATCGGCGAGCGACTGCTGGGACTCGTCGAGTTCCTCGGCGAGGTCGTCGGCCATCCCTTTCAGTTCGCGCAGTTCGGATTCCATCTCCTTCTCGCGGCGGCGGGAGATCCAGAAGTAGGCCTCGTCGCGGGTGTCTTCGGCCATGAGGACGACGACACGGCCCTCGGACTGGCGGCCGGTCCGGCCCTTGCGCTGAATGGACCGAATCGCCGTGGGGACCGGTTCGTAGAAGAGCACGAGGTCGACTTCGGGCACGTCGAGCCCCTCTTCGGCAACCGACGTGGAGACGAGCACCTCGAACTCGGCGGCGCGGAACTCGTCGAGCACTTCCTGTTGCTGTTTCTGCGTCATACCGTCTGACCCCTCGCGGTCGCCTTGCCCGACGAAGCGCTTCGCGTCGAAGCTATCCGAGAGGAACGCCGTCAGCGCCTCCGCCGTGTCTCGGGACTCGGTGAAGACGATCACGCGCTCGCCGCCCTCGAGTCCGAGCGTTTCCGCGAGGAGCATCCGCGTCTTGCGGTACTTGGGATGTAACTCGTCGAAGCTTTCGGCCTTTCGCATGGCCTCACGAACGCGCGGGTCCGAGACCATCCGCTGGCTGGCCTTCGACGCGCCTGAGGAGCGGGCCTGGTTGCGCTGGCGGTCGAAGTACCGCCGCAGAGCCTCGACGCTCTGTGTTTCGACGAGCGTGACCGCCTGGCGGAGCTTCATCACCTCCGCGTGAACCGACATTCCCTTGAACCCCTCCGACTGGTCGTTGTTGATTAACTGCTGTAACTCGGCGCGCATCCGGTTCAGGTCCTTCTGGGATTGGTCGGGCTGGGTCGACTTCGCGACGCCCAGTTCTTTGAGTTTCTCGAGTCGGTCTGTGATCACCTCGTTCAGCGCGTCGCGGATCTCCAGCACGTCGTCGGGGAGGTCGATCCGCTCCCATTCGACCTCCGTGTCGTGGGTGAACTCGTCGACGTCTGCGTCCTCCTCGGTCATCACCTCGACTTCCTGTAGGCCGAGGTTCTCACAGACCTCGAGGATCGCCTCCTCGTCGCCGCCGGGCGAGGCCGACATCCCCGTCACGAGCGGGTCCGTCGCGTCCGCGTGGTAGCGCTCGGCGATGTAGTTGTAGGCGTAGTCGCCGGTCGCGCGGTGGCACTCGTCGAACGTCAGGTGGGTCACGTCGGCGAGCGAGATTCGGCTCCCGACGAGGTCGTTCTCGATCACCTGCGGAGTGGCCATCACGATCGTCGCCTCCTCCCACAGTTCGGCGCGGTTGTCCGGGCTCACGTCGCCGGTGAAGACGACGATTTCCTCATCGGGTATCTGGAGCGCTTCGCGGTAGAAGTCGGCGTGTTGCTGGACGAGGGGCTTTGTCGGCGCGAGCATCAGCGACGTGCCGCCGACCTCGTCGAGTCGTCGCGCCGTCACGAGCAGGCTTACGGTCGTCTTGCCGAGGCCCGTCGGGAGACAGACGAGCGTGTGACCGTTCGCGGCGGTCCCGGCGAGTTTCAGCTGGTAGAGGCGGCGCTCGAGAAAGTTGGACTCGAGTAGCGGGTGATCGATTGAGGGCGGCTCCTCGTCCTGGGCTGCCATTGGCGGCGGCTTCGACGCGGGTCCGGTTAAGGATTGAGAAAGCATGGTGAAAGTGAACTGTGCTGGTCGGGTTGCCCCAGTGCGAACATCTACCACGACCGGGACGAATGGACCGGACATGCCGGAACACGACATCGAGTCGCTGACGCCCCGTGAGCGCGCCCGAATCATCAAGTCTGCCGTCGCACCGCGGCCTATCGCCTGGATCAGCACGACGAGTGTCGATGGCGTCGACAACCTCGCACCGTTCAGCAGCTACAATTATATTTCCTCCGCGGAGCCGGTCGTCCTCTTCAACACGCCGTACGCGGAGGGCGACGACCAGAAGGACACGCCGCGGAACGTACTCGAGACGGAGGCGTTCGCGGTCAACGTTGTGCCCGAGGCGCTGGCCGAGCAGATGGACACGACCTCCGCCGACCTCGACGCCGACGAGAGCGAGTTCGAGTTCGCTGGCGTCGAGCGGGCCGACTGCGAGCGCATCGATGCGCCGCGAGTCGCGGACGCTGCGGTCACGATGGAGTGTACGCTGTACGACTCGCTGCGCGTCCGCGACCGACTCGTAATTCTGGGTGACGTCGAGTACGTCCACGTCGACGAGTCGGTGCTGACGGACGGGCAAATCGACGCCGCGAAGATCGATACGGTGGCTCGCCTCGGCGGGCCCTACTACACTGACAGCGAGCCGATCGAACTCGAGCGCCAGTTCTGATTTACATCTCTCGTTCCGATTCTGACGCGCTACCCCTCCGGCAACCAGTAGACGAGCACCATCGCACCGACCGCGAGGACGGCCAGCAGGATGTACCCCTCGTTGAAGAAGCCGCGGTCGGCGAGCGCGCCGAACAGGACCGGACTCGCCGCGCCGATGGTCATGTAGAACGTCCGCAGGAAACCGAGCCCCGTCCCCTTCATGTCCGCCGGAAACGCCGCCGTCATGTACGTCAGCGTCATCGTCCCGTAGCCGAGGATACTGCTGAGGAGGATGGTGCCACCCACGATGGGCCAGAATCCCTCCAGAAACGGCAGCGCTGCGAGTGCGAACGCGATGACGCCGAGCACGGCCGGCAGCGAACGCCGAATGCCAAACCGGTCGTACAGATTCCCCGTCACCGGCTGGACGACGATGCCGAGCGCGAAGAAGGCGCTGAACAGCCCCGTCGCGACCGTCGGTGAGAACGCCTTGATCTCGATCAGATACGTCGGGTAGAAGCCCGTAAATGCCTGCCAGATGCAGTAGGTGAGAATCTGGATTGCCGTGACGACGATGATCGCCCGCCGGCGCAACTGGACGGCGACGTAGCGGACCGTCTCGAGTGACATGCTGTCGACCGCGCTTGACTCGCTGGAGGTACGGTTCGGGACCACGAGCCAGAGAAAGAGGGCAGCGAGTCCGAAGACGGGGACGGCGAGACCGAAGCCGAACTGCCAGGCGAGCGTCGCTGCAATCGCGCCGGCGACGAGCGGCAGGACGGCGTTGCCGACCTCACCCGCGGCCATCGTGACGCCGATTGCGGTGCCGTCGTTGTTGGGGAAGACAGCGGAAAGGATCGTGAACCGGGCGACGCCGTAGAGTGCGGTTCCGAAGCCGAAACAGGCCGTTGCGACGAAGACGACCGGTGCTGAACTGGCGACGGCGACGAGTCCGAGCGTCACTGCTGAGATGACTGTGCTGGTGACGAGGACGTTCCCCTCGCCAAGCCGATCCGCGAGGATGCCACCCGGAAGCTGTCCGAGCGCGTACGCGAGCCAGAGCACGGTCAGCAGGAAGCCGGCCGTCGTCAGATCAAGTCCATAGGCCTCCTGAAGGTACGGCAGTAAGACGGGATACGCGAGACGTACACCGATCGAGAGGAACCAGCCGGCCGCGACGGCGGCGAGGATCTTGCCACGCCTGCCGGTCAGAAACGTTCTCGCACTCGATAACGATTCGGACCGAAACAGGTGTGCCACAGTCTGGCTCAGCCGTTGGCTTTCGCTGCCTATGATAGCATCTTTCCGGTACGATGTTGCCGATATCGATACTCGAACTCGATGGAGTTTCATTCGATGCAGTTCTACTACCAGCCCACTTCTTCGGTACTGCACGCCACCGACCAATGCTTTTGTTGCTCCCTCTCGTACGTCGTGATACCATGTGCCACTGCTTCGACGCAGTCGACGACCTGTCCGAGACGGAACGTGCGGACATCCGCGCCGAACACAGTATCGACGAGCTCCGGGCGGAGTACTCCGCCGACGAACTCGAGAAGCTCGGTGTCAGTGGTTGAATCGCTTCACGACTGCACCGGCAGTCGCTCGACACTGATTTTGTCGCGGCTCAGCCGCTTTCCTCAGCGATCGCTGTGACGAGTTCGTCCACTCGTGGTGACGCACCGTTGGCCCGTTCGCCCGTTAGATTCGCCGCGAGTACCGCGAAACTCGTCGCGGGTTCGCCGTCGTCTTCGATGACGCCCGCGAGACACGTTACGCCGCGAAGCGAGCCGGTTTTCCCACGAATCGTCGCGTCGACATCTCCGAGCCGGTTCCGAAGTGTGCCGTCCTCGCCGGCGACTGCCATCGTCCCGTAGAACTCCTCGCCCCAGTCGGCGTCGAGTCCCCACTCGATCATCGAGACCACGTCGCGCGCCGAAGCCAGGTCGTGTCTGGACAGCCCGGAACCGTCGCGGATCTGTGGCGTCTCCGCGCCGGCCGCCGCGAGCGTCTCGTCGAGATACGCCTCCCAGACAGACCAGGAGCCGTTTCCGGTTCCCTCGCGCTCGTAGGCAACCGTTCTGGCGATGTTCTCCGCAACCATGTTGTACGACCAGTGGTTGACCCCTTCCGCAATGTCGGACAGCGGTGCCGACTCGTGAGTCGCCACCTCCTCTGTGAGTTCGATCGGCACGTCAGTGATCTCGATTTCGGGCTCCGGACCGCCGCCACCCGGCGTGATCTCGACGCCCTCGTCCGCGAGCGCCCGCGCGAAGACCCTCGCAGCGTGCTCGTTCGGCGTGGCAACCGGGACCGACGCCGTCGCCTCGTCGTCCGGCACCATCCGCCCGTTCACCTCGGCTGTATTTGTCCAGTGGTTGGGCGTCGTTATCGTCACGAACCGGTCGCTGTCGACGCACTCGAGTTCGATCTCGACATCGACGAGCCCCGAGTCGGGTTCGACCGTGTGTTCGAACTCGCAGGTGTCACCCTGCCGAGAGACCGTTATTTCGGCCTCGTTGTGGTTGACGACGAACGCCGAACTCTTCGAGCCGTACGTGTTCACCGCGTCGCCGAGCGTCCATGCTGGCGGGTACTCACCGTCGTCGAACGCGGAGACGTCGACGACGAGTCGATCGGTGACGCGCTCGATGCCGGCGTCGGCGACGGCTGCTGCGAGTGCTTCGAGATCCGACGCCGTGAGATCCGGATCGCCGCTGGCGACGACGCCGAGCGATTCGACGACGCGCTGATTTCGGCGGTCGCCGACGACGCCGACGGTCGTCTCGTACCGATAGTCGGGGCCGAGTTCGTCGAACGCGGCCGCAGTGGTCAACAGCTTCGCCGTCGACGCCGGCTGAACGGGCCGTTCGGATCCACTATCAGCGATTACGTCCCCGGTTTCGATGTCGCGTGCGAAGACACTGATTGCTGCCTGATCGAGATGGTCGAACACGTCGCCGGCGTCGACCGGTGGTCCCTGGTGGGCTTGCTGAGTCTGCTCGCCTTGCTGCTCCTGGTCGCTCTCCTCTGTCTGTTCTTCTTCCCCCTCATCCGCGGCGCTGGCCTGACTCCCTGCTACCAGCCCCGTAACCGCTGCTAGTCCCGTTGCCTGTACGAATCGCCGTCTATCGAGCGTGAACGCGCTGAACATAGCCCGGACTCGAATGGGTGATACTAATTACTAACCACCATCCCTAGCATGCTAGTTGGTAACGAATACAGTCACGAAGCGCAACTGATTGTGTCCGGCCGCTGCTCAGTGTCGGCCAGCGAAATCAAAAACAGCCCAGACCGAATCGACCCGCTTCAAATCGGAACGGCCCCAATTCAGACCGAGATGAATCCGAACCCGCTTCAGACCGGGACGAACTCGAGTACAACCCACGCGAGCACGCCGGCGTAGATCGGAATCGTCAGGTTGTCGTCGACGATGAAGTCGCCGATCTGGACCTTCACGCCGTCGGCGATGGTCGCGCCGAGGGCGGCCGCGAGGACGGCGAGCGGGGTTTCATACAAGAAGGGCGCGGCGATGATCGCGCTGACGACGAACATCGTGACGAGTACCTTCGTGCTCTTGACCCGCCGCAGCGTGTTGTCCGACACGGCACCGCTAATCGGATCGCCGATCGCGAGCATCAACATCGCCGGCAGCGCGATTTCCTCCGGGAAGAGCAAGACCACGATGGTCATACTCACCATGTAGTAGCCATAGCCCGCGAACTGGTCCTGTTCGTAGTCGCGAGTCAACTTCTCGTAAATCCAGAGGTCGAGTCCGACGTTCAATCGGACGAACTCGAGTGCAATCGTGCCGACGGCGAGGACCGTCATCAGGACGCCAAAGCGTTCCCAGGTGAGGCCGAGGTCGAGGTAGGCTGCGAGCAGGTAGAGGGCGACCAGGCCGGCCCCACTCGAGTGGACGAGTCGTCGTTTGAGTTCGTCGGCCATCGTTTCGTTTCTGTCTCTTCCGTCGGAGGTGGTGACCTTCAGTGCGTCGGTTACGTTTGGGACGTGACTGTCGCCTCTGTGGTTTGTTCTGGTTTGTTGGTCGTGATCTATAGTAGCCACTGCAAGTCACTGCACACCTGATCGCCAGCCTGCTCGGCGATCAGTGTGTAACTAGTTGCAGTTGTTACTATATTATCTGAATCCGTTACGCAGACCGTCGCTTCTTGGTGAGGCGGTAGGATAGCCACCGACCGATATACGCGCCGATGCCCCCGATCAGTGCCCCGAACCCGGCGGCAACGGGGTACGCAATGAGTAGCAAGACGATCGATTCGAAGACAACGGCCTCGATGCCGAACGTCAGTGCGCGTTCCGTCATGGTGAGAAGCAGCGTAATCGGCCCGAGAACGAGGACCGGAACTGCACCCGCACAGCTACCGGCTTTCAGCGCCTCCTGTCGCGGCCCGGCGTAGAGTGCGCCGGCGAGAGCGCCACCAACGAGTTGTCCATAACCGACCGAGTACGAACTTGTGAGGTGCCCAGTCATATTGTACTCGACGATGTTCAGGAGGGAACACACGATTGCACCCCAGAGAACGGCCGCCGCGAACGTGCCGCTCGTTATCGAGCGAACAATTTCGTCCTGCAGGGTGGACTGCTGGTGGGCCATCGCTTGTCGAAACCGTCGCCACCAACTGATAAAAGTCCTCTGTTCACGTATCACAGTCGACAACTCTGGTCCGACGAGGGTTGGTCGAGGTACGTTCGATTCCCTCTTCCGAGTGTCGTGTCTGATACCCAACACACTTTTCGTATCGGGTGGAAAACCGTTACAAAATGAACTCGACTGTATTGCGCGCGGTGTTTCCGGATCGCCCGCCGACGAAAACCGATGTCGTCTCAGGAGGCCTCGCTGGTGGCCTTGCACTCCTTCACGGAACCTGGCCCGCTCCGGGTAACGGGTTACGCTGGGAGTGGATTGCGCTCGGGTTCGTCCTCGGTGCAATCGTACTGGGACCGGTCGCACAATCGCCGGTCGGGAAGCGGATCGGGGCGATGGCTCGCGATCTCAGCATTGCCGCCCGTCTCGTCGTGATGGCGATCGTCATCACAGTGACGCTCGTACTCGCTACTGTCGTTTTTCCAGACGTGATCTTTCGCAACGTCTCCATCGGTATCCTTGCAGTGATCCCGTTCTACGTCGTCGGACACGTTGTCGTTGCCAGAGAACTCGGCGGCTGGCAGACAGCGTCGTAGTCGGACTCGGAGTCCCCTGTTCTCCGACCGCTGTCCCCGCTTCTTTTGTTGACCCTATTCCCCATCCTGTTCCGTTCTATCGCTCTTCCATTCCCTCTGTCAAAGTTCGTCGAACTCGAGTTCTCCAGCCCGAAGCTCCGCCATGATTCCGGGGAGCTCCGACACCGACAATCGCTTCTGGTCCGTCGTATCACGTTCGCGGACGGTTACGGTGGTCTCCTCGTTCTCGAGTGTCTCGTAATCCACGGTCACGCAGAACGGCGTGCCGACCTCGTCCTGGCGGCGGTAGCGCCGACCGATGTTACCCGAGTCGTCGTAGGTGACCGAGAGGCCCACGTCCCGGAGGTCTGCGACGATTTCGTCCGCGGTGGACTCGAGTTCGTCGTCGTTCTGGAGCGGGAAGACGCCGACGAAGGTGGGTGCGACTTCGGGGTCGAGCGCGAGGTAGGTGCGCTCCTCGCCGTCGACCTCGTCCTCCGCGTAGGCGTGGTGAAGGACGGTGTAGACGAGTCGGTCCACACCGAAGGAGGGTTCGACGACGTGTGGGAGGATGTGCTCGCCGGCCTCGGTCTGTTCCTCAACCGCGAAGCCGGTCTTCTCGACAGGGATCTCGTGGCGCTCGCCGTCGAGTTCGATCTCGACGCTGTCGCTGTCTCGCGGCTCCGTCCCGTCGCCGCTCGACTCTTCCGCGGCGTCCTGCGCCGCGCTCTCGAACGCAGTCCGGTCTCGGCCGGCGAGGGACTCGAGTTCGTCAACAACGTCCTGTGCTGCGCCGCCGAACTCTGGACCCAGATAACTCATGTCGGGATCGACGGTCGCGCGCTCGACAGTCTTCGGTTCGTCGTACTGCCGGAAGACGGTAAAGCGGTCCTCGGAGTACTCGGCGTGTTTCGAGAGGTCGTAGTCGCTACGGTAGGCGAAGCCAGCCATCTCGATCCAGTTGCCATCAATCTCGCTTTCGGCGTCCCAGCAGTCCGCTGCGTAGTGGGCGCGCTCACCGGAGAGATGCTGACGGAACCGGAACCGGTCCATGTCGACGCCGACGGCGTCGTACCACGGTTTCGCGACGCCGAGGAAGTAGGCGACCCACTCGTCACCGATGATGCCCTCGTCGACGGCCTCTCCGATGGTCGTCTCGATTTCATCGCCGTCCGCTGCGTTCTGCTCGGCCGCCGGATAGAGCGTCACCTCGACGTCCGCGACCGCTTCGAGGTCCGGTTCGTCCTCCTCGGGATCGACGAAGTACTCGAGTTCGGCCTGCGTAAATTCACGCGTCCGAATGATGGATCGGCGGGGGCTGATCTCGTTGCGGTAGGCGCGGCCGATCTGGGTGACACCAAATGGAAGTTGGTTCCGGGCGTACTCCTTGAGTCGCGGGAACTCGACGAAGATGCCCTGTGCGGTCTCGGGGCGGAGATAGCCGGGCTGGGAGTCGCCGGGGCCGATGTTCGTCGCGAACATGAGGTTGAACGTCTCGACGGCCTGGTCCGCCAGACCGGCACCGCAGGAGGGGCAGACGAGTTCGTACTCGGCGATGACCTCCTCGACTTCGGGGATGGGGAGGCTCTCGGCGTCCTCGTACTCCGTATTGTCTTCGACGACGTGGTCCGCGCGGTGACTCTCGCCACACTCGGGACACTCGACCAGCATGTCGTCGAAGCCGTCGAGGTGGCCCGAGGCCTCAAAGACGGGTTCGGGCATGATCGTCGGCGCGTCGATCTCCATGTTGCCTTCGGCGACCGCGAAGCGGTCGCGCCAGGCGTCCTCGACGTTGCCCTTCAGGGCTGCGCCCTGCGGACCGAAGGTGTAGAAGCCGCCGACGCCGCCGTACGCGCCCGACGACTGGAAGAAGTAGCCCCGGCGCTTTGCGAGTTCGACGAGTTTCTCGCTGGTCTGTTCGTCTGGCGCGGCTGGTTCTGCATCTGCGTCCGTCTCTGTGTCTGGCGCTGCCTCTGCATCCGTATCCGCCGTTTCCTGCTGTTGTTCACTCATAGAGAGCCTCCAGAATATCCACGTCACAGACGATGCCGACGAGTTGCTCGCCGGTCACCATCGGAATCTGCTCGATATCGTTGCTGATCATCTGCTGTGCGGCCTCCTGAATCGTCTTCTCGGTCGAGACCGTCACCACGTCCTCGCTCATGAACTCCCGTACAGGACCGTTTGGAATCTCGATATCCCGCGTCGGGAGGTAGCGACTGCCGACGCCCTTGATCCCCTCCCAGGACCACTCCGAGTCCTGATCCGGGAAATTGTTCCCAGTCTCTTCTTCGCCCTCGACGATGCGGGCGACCTCGATGATGTCGACCTCCGTGAGGACACCGCTCATCCCACCCTCGTCGTCCAGTGCGATCGTGTAGGGAACGTTCGCGTACGACAGCCCACGCTCGGCGACCGACAGCGGCGCGCCCTCGTAGGTCGTGTTCACGTCCTCGCTCGCGTAGCCGCCGACGGTGTCGTCTGTCTCCTGGTCGCCCGTCGCGATCGCGTGGATCACGTCCGTCACCGTGATGATCCCCTCGAACTCGCCGTCGACGACCGGAACGCGGCGCGCGCCCTCCTCGACCATCGTTCGAGCGACCTCCTCGAGTGCCGTCTCGCGCGTCGTCGTTGGCACCTCGTCCATCAGCATGACCAGCTGGTCCTCGTCGGGCTGTTCGATCAGCGTATCTCGGGAGACCAGTCCGCGGTACTCGGGGCCGTTGTCCGTCGGTTTTACGACCGGCACTGACGAGAACGACCGCTCCTGAAGGTACTCGAGTACGTCCGAGCGAGTGCCTGGCAGGTCGACGGTCACCACGTCCTCGCGGGGTGTCATCGCGTCGGCTACGTTCATGTCCCCACAGTAGGGCAAAAATGAGTATAAACCCAGTGTTTCGTGCGCCCGCGCTCGGCGTTCGTGTCAGTTCATTTGTGTCTTCTGACGGGTCGATTCGACGAGCTTATATGTCTCGGGTTGTCACTCTCTACCATGGTGTCGAAACCCCACACCACAGCGGCAGACGAGACGGTCGTCGGCTCGATCGATTCGACGGATTCGAGCGACGAATACGTCATTGCGGATATTTCGGCCGACGACGCATGGCTCTCCATGCGAGCGGACGAGGCGATGACACTTCCAGCGTGGCGATAGGGGGGTTTCGATCGCTCGACACGGTGGGGGCCTGTCGGGCTGCGGTGCGGTGGGGTCTTTCGTCCACGCTGTCGATATTCTGAGATAGCGTTTAGTACGTCCTCGATGACGTCGTAGTCGATGGTCGATCACCAGCGCACAGACAGCGGACGTGACGGCGGTCGAACCGGCGGAGGACGGCCGCGTGGGTCCAGCGTCGGCTCTGGTCCCGGTCCCGGAGCCGCGCCTGGTTCCAACTCTGGAACCGGACTGGAGTCCGCGTCCGATTCTCGGTACTCGATCACGTCGTTGCTCTCGTCGCCCGTCCCCGGGCCACTCGCTCGGCGAGCGATTTCGGTGTCGGTGACGAGCGACCGCGACGTCTATGCACAGGACGAAGCCGTCTCGTTCACCGTCGCGTTCCGAAACCGACTCCCGGTTTCGGTCGCCGTGCCGACGCCGCGTCGCCGACGCTGGGACTGGTCCGTCGACGGCGAACTGGAGGCGAGCGACGAGCGCCGCGACTTCCAGTCCGTTCCCTCTACGTTTCGATTTAGCGCGGGCGAGCGAAAAGAGATCCGCGTGACCTGGAACGGCCGATTCGAGCGGACCGTGGACTGCCACGAGTACGTCGTCCCAGAACCGGGTGAGTACGAGATTCGGGCGTTTGTCGCGACCGAGGACGGCCGGTGTCAGCCGAGTGATTCGACTCTTATCTGCATTCGGTGACTGGCCTCGCTGTGCAGTAGTTCACTGGAGAGGGTATCTCGGGGGACGGCGTGTAGCAATTTGCCACATCCCACGTCGTGTGTCAGTTCGATTTCGCCGTCCACAATTCCAACTCCGTATTCTGGCTGCCATCATCACGCAGCCAACTGCTTGCAGGTGTGTGCTGTGGGAGACGAGACAGAGAGCGTTGAACACCGGAGGGCGGGTCGCCAGCGGGTGGTGCATCGGCCCGCAGCCGTTGGTCGGGAGTGTCGGCTGTCACTTACCCGGTGAGGAAGCCGCCCGGCGGAATGCGCGTCGATGGGCGACCGTCCTCGTCAGCGCTGTTGTCGTCGCCGAATTCGGGTGAGTGCTTGACTGTTCGTCGAGCCTTTGCGACCGTGCGGTTGCAGGTGGCAACCATAGCGAGGATATTACTCATACACGAGTTAATAGCGACGCTGTCGATATAAGTATTTATGAGATGGAAGATCATGTGCTTCTCGAACGTGCCTTTCTGGTCTTTCTGAACGGCAACTGGATAGAACGTTATCTAGAGGGACTAAGATGCTATATCCGAACTAACTACTTCTAGAGTAAATAGTACCCCTCTCACTGTATGCATTGTGACCATTCTGTCTCGGCACTCGACCAATCACACCACGATCAGTGACGAACATGACAGGCAATGAACTGCGACCCACCGCCATACTCCGGGTCACTCTCGGAGACAGACCGCTCTCGCGTACGACTGTTTGCAGGCGACCTCGACGATATTGCCTGTTCAGCATCGACTCGAGTAGCAACGTCGTCGCAGACGACCAGGCCACCACTCGCGACTGGCCACGACGGTGATCGTCTGCCCCCGTCGGTGGCTGTCTCGTCCGAGGCTCTCTCCACCGTCACATCATCCGCGACTGACTGGAACAGTGACCTTTTTCCACCGGCACATACAGTATCGCTGTATGAACTACCGAGCCGTCGACACCGACGCGGAGTACGTCGCCCGCCTCGACACCGGCGCGGACTGGCGCGCCGAAATCGAGTCGCTCGCTGACGAGGTCGCGGCCGATGCCGCCTGGTTTACCGCCCTCGGTGCCGTCCAGGACGCTGAACTCTGGTTCTACGACCAGGACGAGTGTGAGTACTACCC
The DNA window shown above is from Natrialba magadii ATCC 43099 and carries:
- the glyS gene encoding glycine--tRNA ligase, whose product is MSEQQQETADTDAEAAPDTETDADAEPAAPDEQTSEKLVELAKRRGYFFQSSGAYGGVGGFYTFGPQGAALKGNVEDAWRDRFAVAEGNMEIDAPTIMPEPVFEASGHLDGFDDMLVECPECGESHRADHVVEDNTEYEDAESLPIPEVEEVIAEYELVCPSCGAGLADQAVETFNLMFATNIGPGDSQPGYLRPETAQGIFVEFPRLKEYARNQLPFGVTQIGRAYRNEISPRRSIIRTREFTQAELEYFVDPEEDEPDLEAVADVEVTLYPAAEQNAADGDEIETTIGEAVDEGIIGDEWVAYFLGVAKPWYDAVGVDMDRFRFRQHLSGERAHYAADCWDAESEIDGNWIEMAGFAYRSDYDLSKHAEYSEDRFTVFRQYDEPKTVERATVDPDMSYLGPEFGGAAQDVVDELESLAGRDRTAFESAAQDAAEESSGDGTEPRDSDSVEIELDGERHEIPVEKTGFAVEEQTEAGEHILPHVVEPSFGVDRLVYTVLHHAYAEDEVDGEERTYLALDPEVAPTFVGVFPLQNDDELESTADEIVADLRDVGLSVTYDDSGNIGRRYRRQDEVGTPFCVTVDYETLENEETTVTVRERDTTDQKRLSVSELPGIMAELRAGELEFDEL
- a CDS encoding CBS domain-containing protein; the protein is MNVADAMTPREDVVTVDLPGTRSDVLEYLQERSFSSVPVVKPTDNGPEYRGLVSRDTLIEQPDEDQLVMLMDEVPTTTRETALEEVARTMVEEGARRVPVVDGEFEGIITVTDVIHAIATGDQETDDTVGGYASEDVNTTYEGAPLSVAERGLSYANVPYTIALDDEGGMSGVLTEVDIIEVARIVEGEEETGNNFPDQDSEWSWEGIKGVGSRYLPTRDIEIPNGPVREFMSEDVVTVSTEKTIQEAAQQMISNDIEQIPMVTGEQLVGIVCDVDILEALYE
- a CDS encoding DUF7556 family protein, which translates into the protein MVSKPHTTAADETVVGSIDSTDSSDEYVIADISADDAWLSMRADEAMTLPAWR